The region GTGAATGTTCGTCCAGCGTAACCGGGCTACTGCAATTCGCCCCTGACGACAGCATCAGCTTGTGCCAGTGAGTGCCCAATGATATTTGCGAGACCCGTTCCGGCGATACCCTCCCCGACGAGCGTCACGCCGTCGGGAGCGGTCTCCACCGCGGTCGTGCGCGTCCACTGCACCCGCGCGAAATCGACGACCGCCGCGGGGTCGATCGGCACACCGAGCAGGGCCGCGGCGTCCGCGCGCGCGATCTCGGCGAGACCGGCCGGATCTTCGCCGTAGGACAGCCGCAGCACGTGACGGCCGTCGGCGCGCTCGGCGAGCCACTGCCACTTCGCGGTGGCGTGCGTCAGTGCCCTGGCCCGGATGCCTCTGGCCCCCTTCGCCACGAGAAGTCCGGTTCCGCGCGGGGCCGCGTCGAGCAGCGGCTGTTCGACCACGAGGGTGGCGAGGGTCACGACCCGGTCGGGCGTGGCGAGCGGACCGAGCACTCCGGACGCCGCCACGACGATGTGGCCGCCGAGCACGTCGTCGTCCGTCGTGGCGCTGCCGACGGTGACCGAGCGCACGGACGTGTTCAGGCGCACGTCGGCGCCGAACCGGTCGAGGTCGGCGACGAGCTCGTCGACGATCCGCGAGATGCCGCCGCGGAGTCCGGCGACTGCGGTGCCGGCGGGCGCCTCGACGCGCAGCGAGCGCACGGCCCGGGCGAGCGAGCCCTCGCGGCGCAGCGCAGCGCGCAGGTGCGGGGCGACGCGGTCGAGGTCGAGGTCGTCGGGCGACGCCGAGTGCACGCCGTTCACGATCGGGGCCACCAGCTTGTCGAGCACGTCGTCGCCCATGCGCCGGCGCACCAGTTCGCCGAGCGTCGTCGCTTTCGATCCGACGGTTCCGGGCAGGAAGGCGTCGACGGCGAACGCGCGCAGGGCGGCACTCTGCCCGAGCACCGCGATCACGTCTTCGGCGACCGGCGA is a window of Conyzicola nivalis DNA encoding:
- a CDS encoding protoporphyrinogen/coproporphyrinogen oxidase, giving the protein MSDVVVVGGGIAGLVIARKLLIEGKSVTLLEAGDRLGGSVSRHVVGGIALDAGAESFATRGGTVEALVRDLGLGDEIVAPNPAGAWLQPVDGPAVPIPATSLLGIPGSPVAEDVIAVLGQSAALRAFAVDAFLPGTVGSKATTLGELVRRRMGDDVLDKLVAPIVNGVHSASPDDLDLDRVAPHLRAALRREGSLARAVRSLRVEAPAGTAVAGLRGGISRIVDELVADLDRFGADVRLNTSVRSVTVGSATTDDDVLGGHIVVAASGVLGPLATPDRVVTLATLVVEQPLLDAAPRGTGLLVAKGARGIRARALTHATAKWQWLAERADGRHVLRLSYGEDPAGLAEIARADAAALLGVPIDPAAVVDFARVQWTRTTAVETAPDGVTLVGEGIAGTGLANIIGHSLAQADAVVRGELQ